Proteins encoded by one window of Puntigrus tetrazona isolate hp1 chromosome 17, ASM1883169v1, whole genome shotgun sequence:
- the ugp2b gene encoding UDP-glucose pyrophosphorylase 2b isoform X2, which yields MAQFQEVMRQQLESSMHAELEKLSGTAKGAEAEVSKKDFEGFRKLFHRFLQVKGPSVEWSKINRPPEDSIQPYDKIKAKGLPDNIADSLNKLVVVKLNGGLGTSMGCKGPKSLISVRNENTFLDLTVQQIEHLNKTYNADVPLVLMNSFNTDEDTKKILQKYTHHRVKIHTFNQSRYPRINKESLLPVAKDMAMMGENADVWYPPGHGDIYASFFNSGLLEQLIAEGKEYIFVSNIDNLGATVDLYILNHLVSQPNGKRCEFIMEVTDKTRADVKGGTLIQYDGKLRLLEIAQVPKAHVDEFKSVTKFKIFNTNNLWISLSAIKRLQEQNAMDMEIIVNPKTLDGGLNVIQLETAVGAAIKCFDNALGINVPRSRFLPVKTTSDLLLVMSNLYSLEAGSLTMSERREFPTTPHVKLGSSFTKVQEYLTRFESIPDMLELDHLTVSGDVTFGKHVSLKGTVIIIANHGDRIDIPAGSMLENKIVSGNLRILDH from the exons ATGGCTCAGTTTCAGGAAGTGATGCGACAGCAGCTGGAGAGCTCGATGCACGCTGAGCTGGAAAAACTTTCAGGCACAGCCAAAGGTGCAGAAGCTGAG GTGTCTAAGAAGGACTTTGAAGGATTTAGGAAGTTATTCCACCGATTTCTGCAGGTGAAGGGACCTTCGGTAGAGTGGTCGAAAATCAACAGGCCCCCTGAGGACTCG aTCCAGCCATATGATAAGATTAAGGCAAAGGGTCTACCAGACAACATAGCAGATAGTCTGAATAAGCTGGTGGTGGTGAAGCTGAATGGAGGTCTGGGAACCAGCATGGGCTGCAAAGGGCCTAAGAGCCTTATTAGCGTCCGTAATGAGAACACTTTCCTGGATCTAACCGTCCAACAGATTGAG catttgaataaaacatataatgctGATGTTCCACTGGTGCTGATGAACTCTTTCAATACGGATGAAGACACCAAGAAGATCCTTCAAAAATACACTCACCACAGAGTCAAGATACACACTTTCAACCAAAGCAG aTATCCACGGATAAATAAGGAGTCATTGTTGCCGGTCGCTAAGGACATGGCTATGATGGGAGAGAATGCAGATGTGTGGTATCCTCCTGGTCACGGTGACATTTATGCCAGCTTTTTTAACTCTGGTCTGTTGGAGCAGCTCATCGCTGAAGGGAAGGAGTACATTTTTGTCTCCAACATTGATAACCTGGGTGCAACGGTAGACCTATATATTCTGAACCACCTGGTGAGCCAGCCGAACGGCAAACGCTGTGAGTTCATCATGGAGGTCACAGACAAGACCAGAGCAGATGTAAAG GGAGGTACGCTCATTCAGTATGATGGTAAGCTTCGGTTACTGGAAATCGCCCAGGTTCCCAAAGCTCATGTAGATGAATTCAAATCGGTGACCAAGTTTAAGATCTTCAACACCAACAACCTATGGATCTCCCTGTCTGCCATAAAGAGGCTACAGGAACAGAACGCCATGGACATGGAAATCATAGTCAACCCTAAG actcTAGATGGGGGTCTGAATGTTATTCAGCTGGAGACCGCGGTGGGGGCTGCCATCAAGTGCTTTGATAATGCCTTGGGCATCAACGTGCCTCGTAGCCGCTTCCTGCCTGTCAAAACCACATCTGACCTTCTGCTGGTTATGTCCAACCTGTACAGCCTGGAGGCAGGGTCTTTGACCATGAGTGAGAGGCGCGAGTTTCCCACAACTCCTCATGTCAAACTGGGCAGTTCCTTCACCAAG GTTCAAGAATATCTCACACGATTCGAGAGCATTCCAGACATGCTAGAGCTGGATCACTTGACGGTGTCTGGGGACGTGACCTTCGGAAAGCACGTCTCTCTAAAG GGAACGGTCATCATCATAGCAAACCATGGAGACCGAATCGACATTCCGGCCGGCTCTatgttggaaaataaaatagtgtCCGGAAACCTTCGGATCCTGGACCACTGA
- the peli1b gene encoding E3 ubiquitin-protein ligase pellino homolog 1b: MFSPDQENISTSSTKVPVKYGELIVLGYNGSLPNGDRGRRKSRFALFKRPKSNGVKPSTVHVACTPQAAKAISNKDQHSISYTLSRVQTVVVEYTQDSNTDMFQIGRSTESPIDFVVTDTVPGSQSNSDTQSVQSTISRFACRIMCQRTPPYTARIYAAGFDSSKNIFLGEKAAKWKTSDGQMDGLTTNGVLVMHPRLGFTEDSKPGVWREISVCGNVFTLRETRSAQQRGKMVENETQELVDGSLIDLCGATLLWRTAEGLSRTPTVKHLEALRQELNAARPQCPVGFNTLAFPSMRRKDIVDEKQPWVYLNCGHVHGYHNWGNRDAERDGREGRERECPMCRARGPYVPLWLGCEAGFYLDAAPPTHAFSPCGHVCSEKTAAYWSQIPLPHGTHTFHAACPFCAQQLSGEQGYIRLIFQGPVD; encoded by the exons ATGTTCTCCCCCGACCAGGAAAACATCTCCACATCGTCAACCAAAGTGCCAGTCAAATATGGAGAACTCATTGTGCTTGG GTACAATGGCTCTCTACCCAACGGGGACCGTGGCAGAAGGAAGAGCAGGTTTGCACTCTTTAAAAGACCCAAATCCAATGGCGTTAAACCCAGCACTGTACACGTAGCCTGCACCCCACAGGCTGCCaag GCCATAAGTAACAAGGATCAGCACAGTATTTCCTACACGTTGTCCCGTGTACAGACAGTGGTGGTGGAGTACACTCAAGACAGCAATACAGACATGTTTCAG ATCGGCCGTTCAACTGAGAGTCCTATAGATTTTGTGGTAACTGACACGGTTCCCGGTAGTCAGAGCAACTCTGACACTCAGTCGGTTCAGAGCACCATATCTCGCTTCGCATGCCGGATCATGTGTCAGCGAACGCCCCCTTATACCGCCCGCATCTACGCTGCCGGATTCGACTCCTCCAAGAACATCTTTCTAGGG GAGAAAGCAGCAAAGTGGAAGACAtcggatggacagatggatggtcTGACTACTAATGGCGTGTTGGTAATGCATCCCCGCCTTGGTTTCACAGAGGACTCCAAACCTGGTGTGTGGAGAGAGATTTCAGTGTGCGGAAATGTGTTTACCCTGAGAGAGACACGCTCTGCTCAGCAGCGAGGGAAAATG gTGGAGAATGAGACTCAAGAGTTAGTGGACGGTTCTCTGATCGATCTCTGCGGAGCGACTCTCTTGTGGCGTACCGCTGAAGGGCTTTCCCGCACACCCACCGTCAAACATCTGGAGGCTCTCCGACAAGAGCTGAACGCCGCCCGTCCCCAGTGCCCCGTGGGTTTCAACACCCTCGCCTTCCCCAGCATGCGGCGGAAGGATATCGTGGACGAGAAGCAACCCTGGGTCTACCTAAACTGCGGTCATGTTCACGGCTACCACAACTGGGGCAACCGCGACGCAGAGCGAGACGGCAGGGAGGGCCGTGAGCGGGAATGTCCCATGTGCCGCGCTCGTGGGCCGTACGTGCCGCTGTGGCTGGGCTGCGAGGCAGGGTTTTATCTGGATGCGGCCCCTCCTACTCACGCATTCAGTCCCTGCGGCCATGTGTGCTcagaaaaaacagcagcataTTGGAGTCAAATCCCTCTTCCTCACGGAACGCACACCTTCCACGCCGCCTGTCCTTTCTGTGCCCAGCAGCTTAGCGGCGAGCAGGGATACATTAGACTGATCTTCCAGGGGCCTGTGGACTAA
- the ugp2b gene encoding UDP-glucose pyrophosphorylase 2b isoform X1 produces the protein MSLYVEGLSKELPSNRNGMAQFQEVMRQQLESSMHAELEKLSGTAKGAEAEVSKKDFEGFRKLFHRFLQVKGPSVEWSKINRPPEDSIQPYDKIKAKGLPDNIADSLNKLVVVKLNGGLGTSMGCKGPKSLISVRNENTFLDLTVQQIEHLNKTYNADVPLVLMNSFNTDEDTKKILQKYTHHRVKIHTFNQSRYPRINKESLLPVAKDMAMMGENADVWYPPGHGDIYASFFNSGLLEQLIAEGKEYIFVSNIDNLGATVDLYILNHLVSQPNGKRCEFIMEVTDKTRADVKGGTLIQYDGKLRLLEIAQVPKAHVDEFKSVTKFKIFNTNNLWISLSAIKRLQEQNAMDMEIIVNPKTLDGGLNVIQLETAVGAAIKCFDNALGINVPRSRFLPVKTTSDLLLVMSNLYSLEAGSLTMSERREFPTTPHVKLGSSFTKVQEYLTRFESIPDMLELDHLTVSGDVTFGKHVSLKGTVIIIANHGDRIDIPAGSMLENKIVSGNLRILDH, from the exons ATGTCGCTTTACGTTGAAG GTCTGAGCAAAGAGTTACCGAGCAACCGCAACGGGATGGCTCAGTTTCAGGAAGTGATGCGACAGCAGCTGGAGAGCTCGATGCACGCTGAGCTGGAAAAACTTTCAGGCACAGCCAAAGGTGCAGAAGCTGAG GTGTCTAAGAAGGACTTTGAAGGATTTAGGAAGTTATTCCACCGATTTCTGCAGGTGAAGGGACCTTCGGTAGAGTGGTCGAAAATCAACAGGCCCCCTGAGGACTCG aTCCAGCCATATGATAAGATTAAGGCAAAGGGTCTACCAGACAACATAGCAGATAGTCTGAATAAGCTGGTGGTGGTGAAGCTGAATGGAGGTCTGGGAACCAGCATGGGCTGCAAAGGGCCTAAGAGCCTTATTAGCGTCCGTAATGAGAACACTTTCCTGGATCTAACCGTCCAACAGATTGAG catttgaataaaacatataatgctGATGTTCCACTGGTGCTGATGAACTCTTTCAATACGGATGAAGACACCAAGAAGATCCTTCAAAAATACACTCACCACAGAGTCAAGATACACACTTTCAACCAAAGCAG aTATCCACGGATAAATAAGGAGTCATTGTTGCCGGTCGCTAAGGACATGGCTATGATGGGAGAGAATGCAGATGTGTGGTATCCTCCTGGTCACGGTGACATTTATGCCAGCTTTTTTAACTCTGGTCTGTTGGAGCAGCTCATCGCTGAAGGGAAGGAGTACATTTTTGTCTCCAACATTGATAACCTGGGTGCAACGGTAGACCTATATATTCTGAACCACCTGGTGAGCCAGCCGAACGGCAAACGCTGTGAGTTCATCATGGAGGTCACAGACAAGACCAGAGCAGATGTAAAG GGAGGTACGCTCATTCAGTATGATGGTAAGCTTCGGTTACTGGAAATCGCCCAGGTTCCCAAAGCTCATGTAGATGAATTCAAATCGGTGACCAAGTTTAAGATCTTCAACACCAACAACCTATGGATCTCCCTGTCTGCCATAAAGAGGCTACAGGAACAGAACGCCATGGACATGGAAATCATAGTCAACCCTAAG actcTAGATGGGGGTCTGAATGTTATTCAGCTGGAGACCGCGGTGGGGGCTGCCATCAAGTGCTTTGATAATGCCTTGGGCATCAACGTGCCTCGTAGCCGCTTCCTGCCTGTCAAAACCACATCTGACCTTCTGCTGGTTATGTCCAACCTGTACAGCCTGGAGGCAGGGTCTTTGACCATGAGTGAGAGGCGCGAGTTTCCCACAACTCCTCATGTCAAACTGGGCAGTTCCTTCACCAAG GTTCAAGAATATCTCACACGATTCGAGAGCATTCCAGACATGCTAGAGCTGGATCACTTGACGGTGTCTGGGGACGTGACCTTCGGAAAGCACGTCTCTCTAAAG GGAACGGTCATCATCATAGCAAACCATGGAGACCGAATCGACATTCCGGCCGGCTCTatgttggaaaataaaatagtgtCCGGAAACCTTCGGATCCTGGACCACTGA